A region of the Salvia splendens isolate huo1 chromosome 11, SspV2, whole genome shotgun sequence genome:
AAAATACTAAACACAACTAATCTAAAAATACTTGTTCAAAAAGGCATAAGGTGTTATTATATCAAAAACTACATTCAAGGTGTGCTTCCAAAGCTTTGTATAATGTTGCAAGACATTCAAGACATTTCAGTGATCTCCATCTCCATGTCGATTTTAATAATTAGGATTAGATGTGCCTTCATAGCTCGGTATAGAGCTGCAAGACATGTAAATCAAATACACAGacaaattattaaatattgaATTACTAGTATTAAGAGTTGAATCAACAAAAATGGTGTGAGAAAGAAAACAATGTATATAgaacaaaaaataataccaTGTCGGAGTTGAGCATGTTGATCCATTAAAATATGTTCCATCATCATCATATAAAGTTTGGTCTAATGgttcctaaaaaaaataaatcacaacTAATTGAACCAATATCTCCATACTAAATAGTTATACCAATAACAATTTAGTGAAACTCAAATGATCTGTAGTCCTTTCGAGGCACGCACGAGGTGCTGGAATTGCCGGACTTTTGGGGTACACACAAGGTGCTGGAACTTCTTTACAAGAAGCACGCAATGTACCTCGTACTCCAACAATCTACAATTAACGTACTATGTATATTTAACAATATAATTTTCCATATGCATAACCTACCTGTACTTTAtggtttgtttttctttgttttggcTAAAGTTCTACCCAACTCTTCAATCGTTTCGAACCTTTTACACCAATTTTTTTCTTGAATCCTTTTGATCCCATTAGAGAAGAGACCGTTGAAGAGGTATTCACATTGTCACTGAATTCTTGACCTTTTTTTCTGTTGAACGCATTCCCATTACCTTTATATATAGATCCAACATTGTTTCCTTCACCAAGGTGAAAGTGGATTGATGGACAGAAGCTTCATTAGCCAACCTTATAAGAATTCGACACAATCTCCAATACCGCTTAGTACTTTGTAATTTAGAATCTTCTTCAACCTCATTATCAATATAGTCATGGGCTACACCAATTCTAGCTCCTCTTGTCCACCTTTTAAGAATATAATTCTCAGGAAGCAACTTCACGTCTAACACATCAAACACTTTCACAGAGGCAACATATTAATCCAAACATCTCAAACCTTTGACAACTACAATAAATCATCTTTGTATTGGGATAATAGGTCACCCTCCTTTCCCTATCATGATCGATTGGTTCTATAACATACTCAAATGATGATCCCGATTCATATTTATGCTTGATGGATGCAGCTGCAGACAAGATAAACTCATTCTGGAAGAGATAAAAAAACTGATGGAGTATAGATCTTAGAAAGTTTTCTTAATATAGGAGAGTTCTCTAACCTCAATCTAGGCAACTTTTGGCGTGCCTCAAAATCATACTTCAGTTCACTGTACCATTTGTCCTCCACAACCAGTtgaaaattcttaaaaaattgtGCAATGTTTAAATTGGACATTGTACAATTCTTGATACTAGAATTAACACTCTTACTAAGTTGTGAGCTTCTCACACCAAGTGTGAAGGCTTTTATGTAGCATCGTGCTCATTTTGCCTTTACACTATACATATACACATGCAGTTAAGAGTTGGGTCAAAATCATATTAAAAGCCGTTGACTGTTTATTTTTGATGGCTCCATCCATTTTGGACTGAGTCTGACCCGAGTTTAAATGTGTGagatgcaataattcaaaacataattattaGAATAAAAATCGTAAAATTGtgatatgtttaggaccacctTTGGCCCCTATTCTATTCTTAACATATCTATCTACACATAGAAGGATAACAATGCAGCTAGAATTTGTAGATTCGCTCGAATGGTGATGCAATTAGAAATATGTCGATTGGCTCAAATACTTACTAATTTAACGGATATGAGTTGGAAATTTGTAACCTATTATaatcaattatatattttttatagcAGCCAATTTTGTGACTACAATTACACGCTAGATGCTACATCAGATGCTTTGATGTCACATTTATTTAACtagtaatttataaaatgagCTTGAATTTAGTATCACCTAATGGgtcacaaattttaatttgctCTAAACATAGTTATATATTGAAAGTgagcaaaaattcaaaaattgaatATCCAAACGGTAAAGTTTGGCATAGTTATCGTTGTTCAAAACgatcattttatttcattagtgGGTATAGAATTATTTCTCTATGCACATCCATGCTTGCCTTCATTTAAAGTTTGCGGTTATTTATTCATGATGATCCGATTGTTAATTTAATATGGGAAAGACAGTGTTATTGTAAGGAACAACAAAAGCAAAATAAGGATATAAGTTTCAACTTAACACAAAGTTAGAAACAAACATAGAATTTAATGAAAGACCAAATGAGGAGAGGAGTGTTTGAATAGATGACCTTCAATGGATAAAAAAACtactataaaaaaaagatgAGGACGACTCATGGAAACATACCATCTAAAAAACTCCATCACTAGCTACACCATATTAAAGACACACTTCTACCTAGTGGCTAAGCTACAAAACAACCAATAACCATGACAACGGAATACAAAGGAAACCAAATCCAAAAGAGGAGGGTTGAACACTCTCAAGGAGGCTATTTTAAAAATCCATCAAAGTTTTATTACAAATAATGCTATTCCAAAATTCTAAAAGTatgatagagaataaagtatgtgaaattaaatgttttgttgGTTCACAATTTCTCACTCCACTTAAATgtcacatatttttatatttattcactCTTTACTAAAAACGTGAAAAACTttgtaataaaaaaatctatTCTGTAATTTTTTGACACGATCTAATTGTAATGtgatttaaaattgaaaatagtaTACTCTATTTATCtcatatcattttcattttaatccatctataaaaataattaatttttatttatataactttttctttttaataattttttattttatcaattactaTGCATTAAGAATTCCAAAATAAGTTACACACCCAATTTCTGTTTCCAAATGGGCCAAATATATCGTCCATTTGAGGAAAAGATAATTTAGGCCCCAACTTATTTAATATGGGCCGCTAGTAGCACTCACAAATTATTCGGAACACTCTTTTCCCATTAGGGTTTTAGCCTGAGTATAAATAGCACTCACAAATTATTAGGAACActcttttccaaaataaaaCGGACGATCAGCTGCAGGCGGCGTAGGAGGCCACAGATTATGGTGCACGTCTCGTTTTACCGCAATTGTATGCATCTCTATCTCTTCTTTATGGTTCTATCCTTATATGCATACACGATACACACTCAATTTTTGCTGTGCTTGTATTTCTGCGTGTTTGCGTTGCCACTTTGTATGTGCTCTTATTTCCGTTGCGACTAATTTGCAGATTTCTCATTTTATGTAGATTAGGTTTTCTGAATAGTTGCTAAACTGTAGGATCAAACtaattttacctttttttcattttttcacgCGTGTTCACTCATTAGAAGAAATCTTCTGTTGTAAGTTTTAGTATCAGTTCATGCGTGTTAATTGGGATATTTTCTGAGCCTCCATCAAATTCAATATCGACTTGTTCTAATCAGACGAGCATTGATCTAATTAATGTAGTTATATCATGGAAAAGAAGCAGACAGTGATTAAGATTTTGCAAAACTCTATTAACATGGCACTGTAACAGATGGGAAGACATTTAAGAAGCCTCGTCGGCCTTATGAGAAGGAGAGACTTGATGCTGAGTTAAAGCTTGTTGGAGAGTATGGCTTGAGGTGCAAAAGGGAGCTATGGAGGGTTCAGTATGCTTTGAGTCGTATTAGGAACAATGCTAGAAATCTTTTGACCCTTGACGAAAAGGATCCCCGTCGTATTTTCGAGGGTGAGGCCCTTTTGAGGAGGATGAACAGGTATGGCCTGCTGGATGAGAGCCAGAACAAGCTTGATTATGTCCTGTCCCTCACTGTGGAGAACTTTCTTGAGCGCCGTCTCCAAACTTTAGTCTTCAAGGCAGGCATGGCCAAGTCTATTCACCATGCTAGAGTGCTTATCAGGCAAAGGCACATCAGGTATTGActatatatataagtgtgtTTTAAATTAGTGTCAGTGCTGCtgttattttcttatttaaacTTGTGTCCCTTTGCTTCAACTAACATTTGTTCGCAACCTGCCAGTGAACTAGGACTGTAGTTTATGCACTTTTATTTGACCTTTACGTGATGCATGTTTTGATGTAATGGATTGTAGCTGGTGATAGTTGAGGATACCTGCAAAGTTTTAATTACTAAAAGTTTATTAGCCATATCTGGAGTGTCGTGATGtgtcttttcttttttgttgcCTTGCAATCCAGATTTTTGTTTGTTGGATCTTCGCATGGATGGTGAGTTATTTGAACCCTGTTTTTTAATCCCTCCTATATTAAACAATCGTTTAGCCTGTGTCCAATCTAATAAAGGATATTAGTTAAGCCTTTTCTATGTTGCTCAAGTGTGTATATGATTCAAGACCAAATCATCTTAGCATTTCAATCCAAACTCATCACATAAGTTCTCTCTATATATGTTCTTTTCGCGCACTCATACGTAGCCCATATGGCCAAGTGAAACCATGAACCAGACCAGGTTTCACTACTCATTTGTAGATATTTTGTTGCAGCGTCATTGTGCCATATATCTGTCTTGGTATAACTAGGTAATAGGTAGGAACATAAATCGAAAGACTAGATAGCTTATACCAAGTCTTGAAGAACCTTGTAACTGCCATATTTTGTTTACATGTCTGAAAACACCAGCCTCAGCATTAAGTGAAGCAGCTCCATATATTGTGCACAATGATTGATCTTGTTTCTATGGAGTTTACTTAAGTGCGTATGTGTATTTGAGTCTAGTTTATCCAATTCCATGTTTATATCTAGAAATTTATGTGTACACAGCCTTTATGTGTTCATAACACAGTTAACCCTGTACCGGGATTAACTAATTATATGCATCTC
Encoded here:
- the LOC121756525 gene encoding 40S ribosomal protein S9-2; this encodes MVHVSFYRNYGKTFKKPRRPYEKERLDAELKLVGEYGLRCKRELWRVQYALSRIRNNARNLLTLDEKDPRRIFEGEALLRRMNRYGLLDESQNKLDYVLSLTVENFLERRLQTLVFKAGMAKSIHHARVLIRQRHIRVGRQVVNVPSFLVRVDSQKHIDFSLTSPFGGGRPGRVKRRNQKAAAKKASGGDGDEDDEE